One Amblyomma americanum isolate KBUSLIRL-KWMA chromosome 8, ASM5285725v1, whole genome shotgun sequence DNA window includes the following coding sequences:
- the LOC144100282 gene encoding uncharacterized protein LOC144100282, whose translation MNVICVHMSFVVIISILMRALGKETNTEDTSDCVTCASTVSSSKTFEVGNWCYCVGGILFNVSSDECIIHGYDTRRCYLPRPQTPAPEPVGCTPCECGPGQVSCPYAMDCTCINGVVYNNADTTFCSKDVQDCSRGVQPVKCNSCVCLNNVTWCRYYRDCQCFFGHVHHKSNLNTCARGIVAC comes from the exons ATGAATGTTATTTGTGTGCATATGTCATTTGTTGTTATTATAAGCATCTTAATGCGTGCGCTTGGGAAGGAGACTAACACGGAAG ATACAAGCGACTGCGTTACCTGTGCGTCGACTGTATCAAGCTCGAAGACTTTTGAGGTAGGAAATTGGTGTTATTGTGTTGGCGGAATCCTCTTCAATGTAAGCAGTGACGAGTGTATCATACATGGATACGACACTAGGAGGTGCTACCTTCCACGACCACAGACACC CGCACCAGAACCCGTAGGATGCACCCCTTGTGAATGCGGACCTGGGCAGGTGTCGTGCCCCTATGCAATGGACTGCACCTGCATCAATGGTGTTGTGTACAACAACGCCGACACCACCTTCTGCTCCAAAGACGTGCAAGACTGCTCCAG AGGGGTACAACCAGTTAAATGCAACTCATGCGTTTGCCTCAACAATGTAACCTGGTGTCGATATTATCGGGACTGCCAGTGCTTTTTCGGGCATGTGCATCACAAGAGCAACCTCAACACCTGTGCGCGAGGAATCGTTGCTTGCTGA